In one Acetobacteroides hydrogenigenes genomic region, the following are encoded:
- a CDS encoding glycosyl hydrolase family 95 catalytic domain-containing protein, which produces MRKAALLAGALLCMCSVHIQAKPQQKHNLHFKAIPTRWDEALPVGNGMLGSLVWQKGDNLRLSLDRADLWDLRPVKELDSLNFKMVVDAVKAGSYSRIQQLGDVPYDRDPAPSKIPGAALTFNITSLGEVGSADLDIATATAHVSWKSGVRFSSFVHAKANVGWFKFENLKGDIFPTVVPPQYSANSNATASNQVVEGSNLSRLGYKQGTLTKGEGWQTYIQEGWGGMKYQVSVRWHRKGSTLEGTWSITSHYPNIPDAKQNAEQLTRQALTVGFDKQAQSHRNWWSRYWSQSAISIPDTLVEKQWYMEQYKFGSASRRNAPPITLQAVWTADNGNLPPWKGDYHNDLNTQLSYWMAYSGNHLDEGMCFIDWLWKCRPAFKSYTKRYFGVDGLNAPGVNTLAGAPMGGWIQYSLGPTVGAWLAHHFYLQWRYSMDKDFLKQKAYPWIQDAATFFDQLSVKENGKRRLPLSSSPEYNDNDITAWFKQPTNFDLALIKWTYKAAEEMALALGNTADAQRWKTIGSEWPDFAADANGALLIAPNEPVHGSHRHFSHMLGIHPLGVIDPTQSRQQKRMVDATLAQIGQLGTRAWCGYSFSWMGGFYAYNHQGNEAADMLRKFASNFCSTNSFHLNGDQKGGQYSDFTYRPFTLEGNFAFASSLQEMMLQSHRGYIEIFPALPAAWRDCRFEKLRAQGAFLVSAQQKDGALQCVTITSEKGTTLKLMNPFGGSFMLNGKTVKAAKGEIITLPTKPNTKLVLTAR; this is translated from the coding sequence ATGAGAAAAGCAGCATTGCTAGCTGGGGCTCTACTATGTATGTGTAGCGTACATATCCAGGCAAAGCCGCAGCAAAAGCACAACCTCCACTTCAAGGCTATTCCTACCCGGTGGGATGAAGCACTACCGGTAGGCAACGGCATGCTCGGCTCGCTTGTTTGGCAGAAGGGGGATAACCTCCGCCTGAGCCTCGACCGCGCCGATCTTTGGGATCTTCGTCCGGTTAAAGAGCTGGATAGCCTCAACTTTAAGATGGTTGTCGATGCCGTAAAGGCGGGCAGCTACAGCCGCATCCAGCAGCTGGGCGACGTTCCCTACGACCGCGATCCGGCCCCTAGCAAGATACCCGGAGCAGCGCTTACCTTCAACATTACATCTTTAGGTGAAGTAGGCAGTGCCGATCTCGACATTGCCACTGCCACTGCCCACGTAAGCTGGAAGAGCGGGGTTCGCTTCTCCTCCTTTGTGCATGCAAAGGCAAACGTTGGCTGGTTTAAGTTCGAAAATCTCAAAGGCGATATCTTCCCAACAGTTGTTCCCCCACAGTACAGTGCTAATAGCAACGCCACTGCCAGCAACCAGGTTGTAGAAGGCTCGAACCTTTCTCGATTGGGCTACAAGCAGGGAACACTTACCAAGGGCGAAGGCTGGCAAACCTACATCCAAGAGGGATGGGGCGGCATGAAGTATCAGGTATCGGTACGCTGGCATCGCAAAGGATCGACCTTGGAGGGGACTTGGAGCATCACCTCGCACTACCCCAACATCCCCGATGCCAAGCAGAATGCCGAGCAGCTAACCCGGCAGGCGCTAACCGTAGGCTTCGACAAGCAGGCACAGAGCCACCGCAACTGGTGGAGCCGCTACTGGTCGCAGTCGGCCATCAGCATACCCGACACGCTCGTTGAGAAGCAGTGGTACATGGAGCAGTACAAGTTCGGATCGGCCTCGCGCCGCAACGCGCCACCCATCACCCTGCAGGCGGTATGGACTGCCGACAACGGCAACCTCCCTCCCTGGAAGGGCGACTACCATAACGATCTAAACACCCAGCTCAGCTACTGGATGGCCTACAGCGGCAACCACCTCGACGAGGGGATGTGCTTCATCGACTGGCTGTGGAAGTGCCGACCCGCCTTCAAGAGCTACACCAAGCGCTACTTCGGGGTGGATGGCCTAAATGCCCCCGGCGTAAACACGCTGGCCGGAGCGCCCATGGGCGGATGGATTCAGTACTCCCTCGGGCCAACCGTTGGCGCATGGCTTGCCCACCACTTCTACCTGCAGTGGCGCTACAGCATGGATAAGGATTTCCTTAAGCAGAAGGCCTACCCCTGGATTCAGGATGCGGCCACCTTCTTCGACCAGCTATCGGTAAAGGAGAACGGGAAGCGTAGGCTACCGCTAAGCTCCAGCCCCGAGTACAACGATAACGACATCACCGCATGGTTTAAGCAGCCAACCAACTTCGACCTTGCCCTTATCAAGTGGACCTACAAGGCTGCAGAGGAAATGGCGCTTGCACTTGGCAATACGGCCGATGCCCAGCGCTGGAAGACCATCGGCAGCGAGTGGCCCGACTTTGCCGCCGATGCCAATGGCGCGCTGCTGATTGCCCCCAACGAGCCTGTACATGGATCGCACCGCCACTTTTCGCACATGCTGGGCATTCACCCGCTAGGCGTGATTGATCCTACCCAAAGCCGGCAGCAGAAGCGTATGGTAGATGCCACCCTCGCCCAGATCGGGCAGCTGGGAACCCGCGCGTGGTGCGGCTACTCCTTCTCGTGGATGGGCGGCTTTTACGCATACAACCATCAGGGCAACGAGGCGGCCGACATGCTCCGCAAGTTCGCCTCCAACTTCTGCAGCACAAACAGCTTCCACCTAAACGGCGACCAAAAGGGCGGCCAGTACTCCGACTTCACCTACCGTCCGTTTACGCTAGAGGGCAACTTCGCCTTTGCCTCGTCGCTGCAGGAGATGATGCTGCAGAGCCATCGTGGCTACATCGAGATATTCCCGGCGCTACCCGCTGCGTGGAGGGATTGCCGCTTCGAGAAGCTGCGCGCCCAAGGGGCATTTCTGGTAAGCGCCCAGCAGAAGGATGGCGCCCTGCAATGCGTAACCATCACCTCGGAGAAGGGAACTACCCTTAAGCTGATGAACCCGTTTGGCGGATCGTTTATGCTGAACGGAAAAACGGTGAAGGCTGCCAAGGGCGAGATCATCACCCTGCCAACAAAACCAAATACGAAGCTTGTTCTTACAGCAAGGTAG
- the deoC gene encoding deoxyribose-phosphate aldolase, translated as MDDFFDQYDFDVNDAEVEYEVDLLKSKLDDLRSIDALKTCFSCIDLTSLNTTDTLETGKNLAEKVSRFQKDFPYMPNVGAICIYPSLINEVRKNLKAKDVKIATVTAGFPHSQTFLDIKLSESQMAVEEGADEVDIVMSVGRFLEEDYETVYNEIAQIKDAIGDAHLKVILETGTLPTYSSIRLAALIAMEAGADFVKTSTGKINVGATPQAVYVMAQAVKDYYDRTERMVGIKPAGGVVTTNDALTYYGIMKTVLGEDWLNNEYFRLGASRLANNLLSDIKEEPVEYF; from the coding sequence ATGGACGACTTTTTTGACCAGTACGACTTCGACGTCAACGACGCAGAAGTTGAATATGAGGTAGATCTCCTCAAAAGTAAGCTTGACGATTTACGCAGCATCGATGCGCTAAAGACCTGTTTCTCGTGCATCGACCTAACCAGCTTGAACACGACCGATACCCTAGAAACGGGTAAGAATCTTGCCGAAAAGGTAAGCCGTTTCCAAAAGGATTTTCCCTATATGCCCAACGTGGGCGCTATATGCATCTACCCATCGCTTATCAACGAGGTTCGCAAAAACCTTAAGGCAAAGGATGTGAAGATTGCCACCGTTACCGCCGGGTTTCCCCACTCGCAAACCTTCCTCGACATTAAGCTATCGGAAAGCCAAATGGCCGTAGAAGAAGGTGCCGATGAGGTGGACATCGTAATGTCGGTGGGCCGATTCCTTGAAGAGGACTACGAAACCGTTTACAACGAAATAGCCCAAATTAAGGATGCCATTGGTGATGCTCACCTAAAGGTGATCCTCGAAACTGGAACGCTACCCACCTACTCGTCCATCCGCCTTGCTGCGCTAATTGCCATGGAGGCTGGTGCCGACTTCGTGAAAACATCCACCGGAAAGATCAACGTAGGCGCAACCCCACAGGCCGTTTACGTAATGGCTCAAGCCGTGAAGGACTACTACGACCGCACAGAGCGCATGGTAGGCATCAAGCCTGCTGGCGGAGTGGTTACCACCAACGATGCCCTAACCTACTACGGCATCATGAAAACGGTGCTTGGCGAGGATTGGCTCAACAACGAATACTTCCGTCTTGGTGCAAGCCGCCTGGCCAACAACCTGCTCTCCGACATCAAGGAAGAGCCGGTTGAGTACTTTTAG
- a CDS encoding polysaccharide deacetylase family protein has product MYFRPPKFITKLFPGFIWSFPEETDSVFLTFDDGPNPEVTPWVLEQLRKYNAKATFFCLGKNVEMYPETFKMILDEGHAVGNHTYSHQKGWSMSVGGYIQDVDLADTFIHSTLLRPPYGRIKPSQAKVLAERYKIIMWDTLSRDYSRTLSRRGCVNNVIKVLRPGAIIVFHDSFKAEKNLRYALPRVLDYIQNVKGYRMRSIEY; this is encoded by the coding sequence ATGTACTTTAGACCGCCGAAATTCATTACCAAGCTCTTCCCCGGCTTCATCTGGAGTTTTCCGGAAGAAACGGATTCCGTATTCCTAACCTTCGACGATGGTCCGAACCCCGAGGTAACTCCATGGGTGCTGGAGCAGCTGCGCAAGTACAACGCCAAGGCTACGTTCTTCTGCCTAGGCAAGAATGTGGAGATGTACCCCGAAACCTTCAAGATGATACTCGACGAAGGGCACGCTGTTGGCAACCACACCTACAGCCACCAAAAGGGATGGAGCATGAGCGTTGGAGGCTACATTCAGGATGTAGATTTGGCCGACACCTTCATACATTCGACGCTGCTTAGGCCTCCATACGGGCGCATAAAGCCCTCGCAGGCAAAGGTGCTTGCCGAGCGCTACAAGATTATTATGTGGGATACCCTTAGCCGCGACTACAGCCGCACGCTATCGCGCCGTGGTTGCGTAAACAACGTGATTAAGGTGCTGCGCCCCGGAGCCATCATCGTATTTCACGACTCGTTTAAGGCCGAGAAGAATCTCCGCTACGCCCTCCCTCGCGTACTCGACTACATCCAGAATGTAAAAGGGTATAGAATGAGGAGCATTGAATATTGA
- a CDS encoding glycosyltransferase family 117 protein, whose product MLKKPSLDRVLSALAFTLPLVVYLLTLERTVSLWDCGEFITAAAGLQVGHPPGAPLYAMVGRLFAAMAPSAQSVALMVNAFSALVSALTILFLYRSMVLLFGITLKDELRIKWLPQLAAFAAAMTFAFTDTFWFSAVEAEVYGFSSLFTAVCFWATLRWYTTEEGNIHSRWLILIAYLCGLSYGVHLLNLLILPAISYLVISKCYQLTFWKKILAITASSLAVGLVLYFFVPFLLMVISSTELLFVNRIGLPYNTGTLTAVALIFGAFGIGIWYTFRKGYVKALTFTLSFALFTLGFGSYAMVLIRGTQNPPMNQNQVDNIFSLKSYLDRDQYGEAPLLYGPYYSAPVKKVVQDKPIYVKVNGRYEVRGYTQKKKYYTSNCTLFPRMYSDNPAHIADYRSWAMIAKEDSVTYKEVDGHKLKAVKPTFTQNLTFFAGYQMWWMYFRYLLWNFSGRQNDIPGQGNILNGNWISGIPPLDNLLLGPQDALPDSYKNNKGHNRYFLIPLILGFLGMFYQSKKHEDAFLSTLLLFFFTGIAIVLFLNQVPGQVRERDYAYVGSFYVFAIWIGYGLVYLAKKFEKIKVAWLQGVVAVAFLGVPTLVLAQNYDDHDRSGRSIALSYAKNFLNSVPTNSLLMVYGDNDTFPLWYAQMVEGVRQDVKVFNCNYMFTTWNAAQLAQKTYTNNAFKLHDKELYTLPDELRCAICKDSAMPPVPLHVAMPQLLSKYPDNRVDSPFSSGQRLHYLPQKVIILPGLRSADSANIFLTDNQLLTKEQLVYLDLISNNFETRTISFAQTVRPSSYKLVKDHLFRVGLNYQLVISPSDSAQKVKRWAALASFRYLMNGFTYEKFDKSRYYDDFSKRFVAGYRIAFIKTANDLLAIGDTAKAAVLTDKCLKAFPVDIIPLGGRQVEMVDLLFRLKKTAEARKLASYLMEENVQLLAFIGRLNSFQKSYVLSEKALALQNLNSMAKTAREHGMADVAQKLELAAVKYDK is encoded by the coding sequence ATGCTTAAGAAGCCCTCTTTGGACAGAGTCCTATCCGCTTTAGCCTTTACCCTTCCGCTGGTGGTTTACCTGCTCACCCTCGAGCGCACCGTTAGCCTTTGGGACTGCGGCGAGTTTATCACCGCTGCGGCAGGCTTGCAGGTGGGCCACCCGCCTGGAGCACCGCTGTACGCCATGGTGGGGCGGCTGTTTGCCGCAATGGCCCCCAGCGCGCAGAGCGTTGCGCTTATGGTTAACGCATTTTCGGCGCTGGTTAGCGCGCTTACCATACTCTTCCTCTATAGGTCGATGGTCCTTCTTTTCGGTATCACCCTAAAGGATGAGCTCCGCATAAAATGGCTACCTCAGCTGGCTGCCTTCGCCGCCGCCATGACCTTTGCCTTTACCGACACCTTCTGGTTTTCGGCCGTGGAGGCCGAGGTGTACGGCTTCTCGTCGCTCTTTACGGCGGTATGCTTTTGGGCCACGCTCCGGTGGTACACCACCGAGGAGGGGAATATCCACTCGCGCTGGCTGATCCTTATCGCCTACCTGTGCGGGCTATCGTACGGGGTACACCTGCTCAACCTGCTCATCCTTCCAGCCATCAGCTACCTGGTGATCTCCAAGTGCTACCAGCTTACCTTTTGGAAGAAAATACTGGCTATTACGGCCAGCTCGTTGGCCGTTGGGCTGGTGCTCTACTTCTTCGTACCGTTTTTGCTGATGGTGATTTCGTCCACCGAGCTGCTGTTCGTTAACCGCATCGGGCTACCCTACAACACGGGGACGCTAACGGCCGTTGCGCTCATCTTCGGCGCCTTTGGCATTGGCATCTGGTACACGTTTAGGAAGGGATACGTAAAGGCGCTTACCTTTACGCTCAGCTTTGCGCTCTTCACCTTAGGCTTTGGCAGCTACGCGATGGTGCTCATCCGCGGTACGCAAAATCCACCGATGAACCAAAACCAGGTGGATAACATCTTCAGCCTAAAATCGTACCTCGACCGCGACCAGTACGGCGAGGCACCGCTACTCTACGGTCCTTACTACTCGGCTCCGGTAAAAAAGGTCGTGCAGGATAAGCCCATCTACGTAAAAGTAAACGGCCGCTACGAGGTAAGGGGCTATACCCAAAAGAAAAAGTACTACACCTCGAACTGCACGCTCTTTCCCCGCATGTATAGCGATAATCCTGCCCATATTGCCGATTACCGCAGCTGGGCCATGATCGCCAAGGAGGATTCGGTTACCTACAAGGAGGTGGATGGACATAAGCTGAAGGCCGTTAAGCCAACCTTCACCCAAAACCTTACCTTTTTTGCAGGCTACCAGATGTGGTGGATGTACTTCCGCTACCTGCTGTGGAACTTCTCGGGCCGACAAAACGATATCCCCGGACAGGGTAACATCCTAAACGGAAACTGGATTAGCGGCATCCCCCCACTCGACAACCTGCTGCTGGGGCCGCAGGATGCGCTGCCCGACTCGTACAAGAATAACAAAGGCCACAACCGATACTTCCTTATCCCCCTAATTTTAGGATTTTTGGGGATGTTCTACCAGTCGAAGAAGCACGAGGATGCGTTCCTGAGCACGCTGCTGCTCTTCTTCTTTACGGGGATTGCCATTGTGCTGTTTCTAAACCAGGTGCCCGGTCAGGTTCGCGAGCGCGACTACGCCTACGTGGGCTCGTTCTATGTGTTTGCCATCTGGATTGGCTACGGGTTGGTGTATCTAGCAAAGAAGTTCGAGAAGATAAAGGTTGCCTGGCTTCAAGGTGTCGTTGCGGTGGCCTTCCTTGGAGTTCCAACCTTGGTGCTCGCCCAAAACTACGACGACCACGACCGCTCGGGCCGCAGCATCGCCCTAAGCTACGCCAAGAACTTCCTGAACAGCGTTCCCACAAACTCGCTGCTAATGGTTTACGGCGATAACGACACCTTCCCGCTGTGGTACGCCCAGATGGTGGAGGGCGTACGCCAGGACGTGAAGGTGTTTAACTGCAACTACATGTTTACTACGTGGAACGCTGCCCAGCTCGCCCAAAAGACCTACACCAACAACGCCTTTAAGCTGCACGATAAGGAGCTGTACACCCTTCCCGACGAGCTGCGCTGCGCCATCTGCAAGGACTCGGCCATGCCGCCCGTGCCGCTGCACGTTGCCATGCCCCAGCTGCTATCGAAGTACCCCGACAACCGTGTCGATTCGCCGTTTAGCAGCGGACAAAGGCTGCACTACCTGCCTCAAAAGGTGATTATACTTCCCGGATTAAGATCGGCCGACTCGGCAAATATTTTCCTTACCGATAACCAGCTCCTGACAAAGGAACAGCTGGTTTACCTCGACCTCATCAGCAACAACTTCGAGACCCGAACCATCAGCTTTGCGCAAACGGTTCGGCCAAGCTCCTACAAGCTGGTAAAGGATCACCTATTTAGGGTAGGACTTAACTACCAGCTGGTAATTAGCCCCTCGGATAGCGCCCAAAAGGTGAAGCGCTGGGCTGCATTAGCCTCCTTCCGCTACCTGATGAATGGCTTTACGTACGAAAAGTTCGATAAATCGCGCTACTACGACGACTTCAGCAAGCGCTTTGTGGCTGGATACCGCATAGCTTTCATCAAAACAGCCAACGATCTTCTCGCCATAGGCGATACGGCAAAGGCTGCCGTACTAACGGATAAATGCCTAAAAGCCTTCCCTGTTGACATCATCCCACTAGGAGGTAGGCAGGTCGAGATGGTTGATCTTTTGTTTAGGCTTAAGAAAACTGCAGAGGCTCGCAAGCTTGCCAGCTACCTAATGGAGGAGAACGTGCAGCTGCTTGCCTTTATTGGCAGGTTGAATTCGTTCCAAAAGAGCTACGTCTTAAGCGAAAAAGCGTTAGCTTTGCAAAATCTGAATAGTATGGCCAAAACAGCAAGGGAGCATGGCATGGCCGATGTTGCCCAAAAGCTGGAGTTGGCCGCTGTCAAATACGACAAGTAG
- the purD gene encoding phosphoribosylamine--glycine ligase: MRVLLLGSGGREHAFAWKIAQSPKLTKLFIAPGNPATAALGENVAISATDFEALKDFSLKEQIDMIVVGPEDPLVKGIYDYFKGNEATKHIAIIGPSKLGAELEGSKSFCKAFMMRHGVPTAAYQSFTKETLTEAYQFLEGLKAPYVLKADGLAAGKGVLIINDIQEAKDELAKMFDGKFGAASSKVVIEEYLKGIECSVFVLTDGKSYKILPEAKDYKRIGEGDTGLNTGGMGAVSPVPFADEVFMEKVRTRIVEPTIQGLQKDSITYNGFIFIGLMNDGGEPNVIEYNVRMGDPETEAVLPRLDADILDLFDGVANGTLDSKSFGIKPESAVTVVCVSGGYPEDYGKGYPISLPAQSDSIIFHAGTATKDGQLVTSGGRVLAVTSLGSSKEEALAKSYATIANISFEKKYFRRDIGQDL; encoded by the coding sequence ATGAGAGTTCTTTTATTGGGTTCAGGAGGAAGAGAGCATGCATTCGCCTGGAAGATCGCACAAAGTCCGAAGCTAACCAAGCTATTCATTGCCCCTGGCAATCCAGCCACCGCTGCGCTTGGCGAAAACGTAGCTATCAGCGCCACCGATTTTGAGGCCCTTAAGGATTTCAGCTTAAAGGAGCAGATTGATATGATTGTGGTTGGTCCTGAGGACCCGTTGGTAAAGGGTATCTACGACTACTTTAAGGGCAATGAGGCCACCAAGCACATCGCCATTATTGGTCCATCGAAGTTGGGCGCCGAGCTCGAGGGCAGCAAGTCGTTCTGCAAGGCCTTTATGATGCGCCACGGCGTGCCAACAGCCGCCTACCAGTCGTTTACAAAGGAGACGTTGACAGAGGCCTACCAATTCCTCGAAGGGCTCAAAGCACCATACGTGCTAAAAGCCGATGGACTAGCAGCTGGGAAGGGCGTGCTAATCATCAACGATATACAGGAGGCAAAGGACGAGCTTGCCAAGATGTTCGACGGTAAATTCGGCGCGGCCAGCAGCAAGGTTGTTATCGAGGAGTACCTTAAAGGAATCGAGTGCTCGGTATTCGTGCTTACCGATGGCAAATCGTACAAAATACTTCCCGAAGCCAAGGACTACAAGCGCATCGGCGAGGGCGATACCGGATTGAACACCGGCGGCATGGGTGCCGTTTCGCCAGTTCCATTTGCCGATGAGGTCTTCATGGAGAAGGTGCGCACCCGGATTGTGGAGCCAACCATACAGGGCTTGCAAAAGGATAGCATCACCTATAACGGCTTTATCTTTATTGGGCTGATGAACGATGGCGGCGAGCCAAACGTCATAGAGTACAACGTGCGCATGGGCGACCCCGAAACCGAGGCGGTTCTTCCCCGTTTGGATGCCGACATCCTCGACCTGTTCGATGGTGTTGCCAACGGAACGCTCGATAGCAAGTCTTTCGGCATAAAGCCCGAATCGGCCGTTACCGTGGTATGCGTATCGGGTGGCTACCCCGAAGACTACGGAAAGGGATACCCCATCAGCCTTCCGGCCCAGTCGGATAGCATCATCTTCCATGCCGGAACAGCAACCAAGGATGGCCAGCTGGTTACCTCGGGGGGACGTGTGCTTGCTGTAACCTCGTTGGGCAGCAGCAAGGAGGAGGCGTTGGCAAAATCGTACGCAACCATCGCCAACATCTCCTTCGAGAAGAAGTACTTTAGGCGCGATATCGGTCAGGATCTATAA